A region of Acidimicrobiales bacterium DNA encodes the following proteins:
- a CDS encoding branched-chain amino acid ABC transporter permease, with protein sequence MAVADIAYDEPVADTRSFARWIPRLVVWAAIAALVLGWPLALADFHSQRWSHAVVLTIAALSLNVLIGYAGQISLGHQGFLGVGAFVSAYVVAVLGQPFFMGVVAGIVTGAVASLLMGVVALRVRGLYLALVTLAYGRMAQETLFNLRIFGSGAGVEAPRPSFLASDRAFYYFTLVMLALVLYVNWRFVRSKAGRAVSAIRENEQVAASYGIPVARYKLLAFVLSGAFVGLAGALFAFRNSRIDSQGLSFQLALFIVLLTVVGGLRSPAGIIVFAVFFDLLPIYISDEFGIKWSFWLLAVGPALLVVTLVLYPGGVGQQIKPLTSWLRGGPLRAHHEEFVQEGVSGRP encoded by the coding sequence ATGGCCGTCGCCGACATCGCCTACGACGAACCAGTGGCGGACACGCGTTCGTTCGCCCGTTGGATCCCCCGGCTGGTCGTATGGGCTGCGATCGCCGCGCTCGTGCTGGGGTGGCCCTTGGCACTGGCCGACTTCCACTCGCAGCGCTGGTCACACGCCGTGGTCCTGACCATCGCCGCGCTGTCGCTCAACGTCCTCATCGGCTACGCAGGCCAGATCTCGCTGGGCCACCAAGGCTTCCTCGGCGTGGGGGCCTTCGTGTCGGCCTATGTGGTCGCCGTCCTCGGCCAGCCGTTCTTCATGGGCGTGGTGGCGGGCATCGTCACCGGCGCCGTGGCCTCGCTGCTGATGGGCGTGGTGGCGCTGCGGGTGCGGGGCCTGTACCTGGCGCTGGTCACCCTCGCCTACGGCCGCATGGCCCAGGAGACGCTGTTCAACCTCAGGATCTTCGGGAGCGGCGCGGGCGTCGAGGCCCCCCGTCCGAGCTTCCTCGCCAGCGACCGTGCCTTCTACTACTTCACCCTGGTGATGCTCGCCTTGGTGCTCTACGTGAACTGGCGGTTCGTGCGCAGCAAGGCGGGCCGGGCGGTGAGTGCCATCCGGGAGAACGAGCAGGTGGCAGCCTCCTACGGCATCCCCGTGGCCCGCTACAAGTTGCTCGCCTTCGTGCTGTCAGGCGCCTTCGTGGGACTGGCGGGCGCCCTCTTCGCCTTCCGCAACAGCCGCATCGACTCGCAGGGCCTGAGCTTCCAACTTGCCTTGTTCATCGTCCTGCTCACCGTGGTCGGCGGCCTGCGCTCGCCCGCCGGGATCATCGTGTTCGCCGTCTTCTTCGACCTGCTGCCGATCTACATCAGCGACGAGTTCGGCATCAAGTGGTCGTTCTGGCTGCTGGCTGTCGGCCCGGCCTTGCTGGTGGTGACCCTCGTGCTCTACCCGGGCGGCGTGGGCCAGCAGATCAAGCCCCTCACGTCCTGGCTGCGAGGCGGCCCGTTGCGAGCCCATCACGAGGAATTCGTACAGGAGGGTGTCAGTGGCCGTCCTTGA
- a CDS encoding ABC transporter substrate-binding protein — translation MTRKRMLPMLALMAALSLVTAACGQKANVSNLASGGGGGSGGGDDAAAGLEVGETTEDGKVVVGFDAQGKAILADADSEEAQAVLGGKTPTSSRGGTTATTVGGSAAPTTKVWGNTITIGVHAPITGAAPLPSSFQDAVTFVKNHYNAKGGVHGRQLEIVIEDDQYQPAIATQRCTEMVKGKNAFLLIGAAGTDQIQACARWAASAGVPYLSAGVTEKGLTTLKNYFAISMSYKAQMPYVVKYMKETFPTKASDPSKAFMVYSDTPNFGDAVSAWKDAFPGAQTLRLPRVPSQGDLNAAARELCTKGVQVALPLMAPSNWLFLIGQMTCTPQWAGIGVTMGINEVAKNGCRAAGRNFTGARFFSPFPNTDKAPAMDPEFKAAIGNTTKWDDIWVALWGTTKGMVQILDKVGPELTRAKFVTTAENTKGLATGLSPVLNFSPTNHFGANETHVLEASCTGSADGLGNYPQGGKYTTPTTFLKY, via the coding sequence ATGACGCGCAAGCGAATGCTCCCGATGTTGGCCCTGATGGCCGCCTTGTCCCTCGTCACGGCCGCCTGCGGCCAGAAGGCCAACGTCAGCAACTTGGCCAGCGGTGGTGGGGGTGGGTCCGGCGGGGGCGACGATGCCGCCGCCGGGCTTGAGGTCGGTGAGACGACCGAGGACGGCAAGGTCGTCGTCGGCTTCGACGCGCAGGGCAAGGCCATCCTGGCCGACGCCGACAGCGAGGAGGCGCAGGCCGTCCTCGGCGGCAAGACGCCCACGTCCTCCCGCGGCGGGACCACGGCGACCACGGTGGGCGGGAGCGCCGCCCCCACCACCAAGGTGTGGGGCAACACAATCACGATCGGCGTCCACGCCCCCATCACGGGAGCGGCTCCGCTGCCCAGCAGCTTCCAGGACGCCGTCACCTTCGTGAAGAATCACTACAACGCCAAGGGTGGCGTCCACGGCCGGCAACTGGAGATCGTCATCGAGGACGACCAGTACCAGCCCGCCATCGCCACCCAGCGCTGCACAGAGATGGTGAAGGGCAAGAACGCCTTCCTCCTCATCGGCGCGGCGGGCACCGACCAGATCCAGGCGTGTGCCCGATGGGCGGCCAGCGCGGGCGTGCCCTACCTCTCGGCCGGCGTGACCGAAAAGGGCCTCACCACGCTCAAGAACTACTTCGCCATCTCCATGAGTTACAAGGCCCAGATGCCGTACGTGGTCAAGTACATGAAGGAGACCTTCCCGACAAAGGCGAGCGACCCCTCCAAGGCCTTCATGGTGTACTCCGACACCCCCAACTTCGGTGACGCCGTCTCGGCGTGGAAGGACGCCTTCCCCGGTGCCCAGACGCTCCGCCTGCCTCGTGTGCCCTCGCAAGGCGACCTGAATGCAGCGGCCCGGGAGCTGTGCACCAAGGGGGTCCAGGTCGCCCTCCCGTTGATGGCACCGTCGAACTGGCTGTTCCTCATCGGCCAGATGACCTGCACACCGCAGTGGGCGGGCATCGGCGTGACCATGGGCATCAACGAGGTGGCCAAGAACGGGTGCCGAGCCGCAGGCCGCAACTTCACAGGGGCGCGCTTCTTCTCCCCGTTCCCCAACACCGACAAGGCCCCGGCCATGGACCCTGAGTTCAAGGCCGCAATTGGGAACACAACCAAGTGGGACGACATCTGGGTCGCCCTGTGGGGTACGACCAAGGGCATGGTCCAGATACTGGACAAGGTGGGGCCCGAGCTGACCAGGGCAAAGTTCGTCACAACCGCGGAGAACACCAAGGGGTTGGCCACGGGCTTGAGCCCGGTGCTCAACTTCTCGCCGACGAACCACTTCGGCGCCAACGAGACCCACGTGCTCGAGGCGTCGTGCACCGGTAGCGCGGACGGTTTGGGCAACTATCCGCAAGGCGGCAAGTACACAACCCCGACAACGTTCCTGAAGTACTGA
- a CDS encoding ABC transporter ATP-binding protein, with product MAVLEVDDISIRFGGLQALGNVSVKAQELEIVGLIGPNGAGKTTLFNCVTGFYRPNEGRVRFLGQDVTEVAIHERAAMGMGRTFQQVGLVKGATVLENVITAQHTKIDYGATAGMLGVPATWASEREFHRRGMEILDLVGLAHLAEHRVAGLPYGTMKNVEMAAVLATDPEILMLDEPTSGMGPEESHAFGDVLLRLRKELGLTVLMIEHHVPLVVAVCDYVYCLNFGQLLAEGKPEAVRSHPEVIVAYLGEEAEEVA from the coding sequence GTGGCCGTCCTTGAGGTCGACGACATCTCGATCCGCTTCGGTGGCCTCCAGGCCCTGGGCAACGTCTCGGTCAAGGCGCAGGAACTGGAGATCGTCGGGCTGATCGGGCCGAACGGGGCGGGCAAGACCACCTTGTTCAACTGCGTCACCGGGTTCTACCGGCCCAACGAAGGCCGGGTGCGGTTCTTGGGCCAAGACGTCACCGAGGTGGCCATCCACGAGCGGGCCGCCATGGGCATGGGGCGCACCTTCCAACAGGTCGGGTTGGTCAAGGGCGCCACCGTGCTCGAGAACGTCATCACCGCCCAGCACACCAAGATCGACTACGGCGCCACCGCGGGCATGCTCGGCGTGCCCGCCACCTGGGCCTCCGAGCGGGAGTTTCACCGGCGGGGCATGGAGATCCTCGACCTCGTGGGCTTGGCTCACCTGGCCGAACATCGAGTAGCGGGCCTGCCCTACGGCACGATGAAGAATGTCGAGATGGCTGCCGTGCTGGCCACCGACCCCGAGATCCTCATGCTCGACGAGCCCACCTCGGGCATGGGCCCGGAGGAGTCGCACGCTTTCGGCGACGTGCTGCTGCGGCTGCGAAAGGAGTTGGGCCTGACGGTGCTGATGATCGAGCACCACGTGCCGCTGGTGGTCGCGGTGTGCGACTACGTCTACTGCTTGAACTTCGGGCAACTGCTGGCCGAGGGCAAGCCCGAGGCGGTGCGCAGCCATCCCGAGGTCATCGTCGCCTACCTCGGCGAGGAAGCCGAGGAGGTCGCCTGA
- a CDS encoding ABC transporter ATP-binding protein, which translates to MALLEVEDLRGGYGSLPVLQGVTFSVNEGETAVLLGLNGAGKTTTVANLVGLYTPWGGRITFDGEEITGQSPADLVKRGVVMVPEGRRTFPALTVMQNLRLGAWVRRKTDKAGIEETLERVFEYFPRLEERKDQMAGSMSGGEQQMLAIGRGMMSDPRLLIIDEASLGLSPLLAKTVFSVVDKINDAGVTVILVEQNIGALRHADRALIMEKGELVYEGLGDEIRDSARLRETYLGAPA; encoded by the coding sequence ATGGCGCTGCTCGAAGTCGAGGACCTGCGGGGCGGCTACGGCTCCCTGCCCGTGTTGCAGGGGGTGACGTTTTCGGTCAACGAAGGGGAGACGGCGGTCCTGCTCGGCCTCAACGGCGCAGGCAAGACCACGACCGTCGCCAACCTGGTGGGGTTGTACACACCGTGGGGCGGTCGCATCACGTTCGACGGCGAGGAGATCACCGGGCAGTCGCCTGCCGACCTGGTGAAGCGGGGCGTGGTGATGGTGCCCGAGGGCCGGCGCACGTTCCCCGCCCTCACCGTGATGCAGAACCTGCGCCTGGGGGCGTGGGTGCGGCGCAAGACCGACAAGGCGGGCATCGAGGAAACCCTGGAGCGGGTCTTCGAGTACTTCCCTCGGCTGGAGGAACGCAAGGACCAGATGGCCGGGTCGATGTCGGGCGGCGAGCAGCAGATGCTGGCCATCGGCCGGGGCATGATGTCGGACCCTCGCTTGCTGATCATCGACGAGGCGTCGTTGGGGCTGTCGCCGCTGCTGGCCAAGACCGTGTTCTCGGTGGTCGACAAAATCAACGACGCCGGGGTCACGGTGATCCTGGTGGAGCAGAACATCGGCGCCCTGCGCCATGCCGACCGGGCCCTGATCATGGAGAAGGGCGAACTGGTCTATGAGGGCTTGGGCGACGAGATCCGCGATTCCGCCCGCCTGCGCGAGACCTACCTGGGCGCTCCGGCGTAG
- a CDS encoding branched-chain amino acid ABC transporter permease: protein MDKFLSTVLIGLISGAPFALLALGMVLVYKGSKVFNFAQGEFGTIAAFASYLLSFRLPVPVAMLFGVVVGVLMGLLTERLVVQPLFHAPKVTLLVATAAITGGSVALQLAIGDASLRTYPSLKAGNAFQTWAVAVKWQQLLLVAALVVVAVGLYLFFKTNLGLAVLAASQEPVATDLVGIGTRRMSALVWALAGFVGGLAGVITAALQPFTPGFMTAEFLAFAFVAAVVGGMTSMPGAILGSIVLGQVQAFSAAYLTEVQWVADNVPAPGELAVFALLLGVLAFRPTGLLGKEA, encoded by the coding sequence ATGGACAAGTTTCTGTCGACGGTACTGATCGGCCTGATCAGCGGCGCCCCCTTCGCCCTGCTGGCCCTCGGCATGGTGCTCGTGTACAAGGGCAGCAAGGTGTTCAACTTCGCCCAAGGCGAGTTCGGCACCATCGCTGCCTTCGCGTCCTACCTGCTGTCCTTCCGCCTGCCGGTGCCTGTGGCCATGCTCTTCGGCGTGGTGGTCGGCGTGCTGATGGGCCTGCTCACCGAGCGCTTGGTGGTCCAGCCCTTGTTCCACGCGCCGAAGGTGACGCTCTTGGTCGCCACCGCAGCCATCACCGGTGGTTCGGTCGCGCTCCAATTGGCAATCGGTGATGCCAGCCTCCGCACGTACCCGTCGCTGAAGGCGGGCAACGCCTTCCAGACATGGGCCGTCGCCGTGAAGTGGCAACAGCTCCTGCTGGTGGCGGCCTTGGTCGTGGTGGCCGTCGGCCTCTACCTGTTCTTCAAGACCAACCTCGGGCTCGCCGTGCTGGCCGCCTCCCAGGAGCCGGTGGCCACCGACCTGGTCGGCATCGGCACCCGCCGCATGTCCGCGCTGGTGTGGGCGCTGGCCGGTTTCGTCGGCGGCCTGGCCGGCGTCATCACCGCCGCGCTCCAGCCGTTCACCCCGGGGTTCATGACGGCCGAGTTCCTGGCCTTCGCCTTCGTGGCCGCCGTGGTGGGGGGCATGACCAGCATGCCCGGTGCCATCCTCGGCTCCATCGTCCTGGGGCAGGTGCAGGCGTTCAGTGCTGCCTACCTGACCGAAGTCCAGTGGGTGGCCGACAACGTGCCCGCTCCCGGCGAGCTGGCGGTGTTCGCCCTCCTCCTGGGCGTCCTGGCCTTCCGTCCCACCGGCCTGCTCGGGAAGGAGGCCTGA